One genomic region from Actinocatenispora thailandica encodes:
- a CDS encoding MoaD/ThiS family protein yields the protein MAIEVRIPTILRSYTGGAKSVEASGSSLSEVITDLDARHPGLRGRLITDDGGLHRFVNVYVNDEDVRFTGALDTSLADGDSVTILPAVAGGAR from the coding sequence ATGGCCATCGAGGTCCGCATCCCGACCATCCTGCGCAGCTACACCGGCGGCGCGAAGAGCGTCGAGGCGTCCGGTAGTTCGCTGTCGGAGGTGATCACCGACCTGGACGCGCGCCACCCCGGCCTGCGCGGCCGGCTGATCACCGACGACGGCGGCCTGCACCGCTTCGTCAACGTGTACGTCAACGACGAGGACGTCCGGTTCACCGGCGCCCTGGACACCTCGCTCGCCGACGGCGACTCGGTGACGATCCTGCCGGCGGTGGCCGGCGGGGCCCGCTGA
- the dxs gene encoding 1-deoxy-D-xylulose-5-phosphate synthase, whose amino-acid sequence MALLKSITEPADLRRLAAAQLTELAGEIRDFLIRTVCGTGGHLGPNLGVVELTIALHRVFGSPFDRLVFDTGHQSYVHKLLTGRRSGFAGLRQAGGLSGYPSRTESVHDLVENSHASTALSYADGLAKAYALDGSDRRVVAVIGDGALTGGLAWEALNNLGACDRPVVVVLNDNGRSYEPTVGGLAGQLAALRRRSGYADVLALLEGAPERSAAPTPSELFGGLGLGYLGPVDGHDIAALEAAFAAAREYGRPVVVHCLTRKGLGYRPAETDDADRLHSIGVLDAATGTPVKSERTWTHAFSDELVALGSERPDVVAMSAAMLRPTGLHPFAVKFPDRVYDVGIAEQHAVTSAAGLAMGGKHPVVAIYATFLNRAFDQVLMDVALHRQPVTFVLDRAGVTGPDGPSHHGMWDMAALGVVPGLRLAAPRDAGTLREELREAVDVTDGPTVLRFPKASLSDDIPALHRVGGVDLLRRPERPDILLVSVGVLAGAALAAADELAALGHRVTVVDPRWVRPTPPVLADLAAEHRLVVTVEDGVRDGGVGAAIATLLADTGVEVPVTVLGLPREFLPHAGRGDLLGRCGLDAAGIAAATLDSLGRIPTATTA is encoded by the coding sequence ATGGCTCTGCTCAAGTCGATCACCGAGCCGGCGGACCTCCGCCGGCTCGCCGCCGCTCAGCTCACCGAGCTGGCCGGCGAGATTCGGGACTTCCTGATCCGCACGGTGTGTGGCACCGGCGGACATCTGGGGCCGAACCTCGGCGTGGTGGAGTTGACCATCGCGCTGCACCGGGTGTTCGGCTCCCCGTTCGACCGGCTGGTGTTCGACACCGGCCACCAGTCCTACGTGCACAAGCTGCTCACCGGCCGCCGTTCCGGGTTCGCCGGCCTGCGCCAGGCGGGCGGGCTGTCCGGCTATCCGAGCCGGACCGAATCGGTGCACGATCTGGTGGAGAACTCGCACGCGTCGACCGCGCTGTCCTACGCCGACGGCCTGGCCAAGGCGTACGCGCTGGACGGCTCGGACCGCCGGGTGGTGGCCGTGATCGGGGACGGCGCGCTGACCGGCGGGCTGGCCTGGGAGGCACTGAACAACCTGGGCGCCTGCGACCGGCCGGTCGTGGTGGTGCTCAACGACAACGGCCGCTCGTACGAACCGACCGTCGGCGGCCTCGCCGGCCAGCTCGCCGCGCTGCGCCGGCGCAGCGGGTACGCGGACGTGCTGGCCCTGCTGGAGGGTGCGCCGGAGCGGTCGGCGGCACCGACGCCGAGCGAGCTGTTCGGCGGGCTCGGGCTGGGATACCTGGGCCCGGTCGACGGGCACGACATCGCCGCGCTGGAGGCGGCGTTCGCCGCCGCCCGGGAGTACGGCCGGCCGGTGGTGGTGCACTGCCTGACCCGCAAGGGGCTCGGGTACCGGCCCGCGGAGACCGACGACGCGGACCGGCTGCACTCGATCGGGGTGCTCGACGCCGCGACCGGTACCCCGGTCAAGTCGGAGCGCACCTGGACGCACGCGTTCTCCGACGAGCTGGTCGCGCTCGGCTCCGAGCGGCCGGACGTGGTCGCCATGTCGGCGGCGATGCTGCGGCCGACCGGACTGCACCCGTTCGCGGTGAAGTTCCCGGACCGGGTGTACGACGTGGGCATCGCCGAGCAACACGCGGTGACCTCCGCGGCGGGGCTGGCGATGGGCGGCAAGCATCCGGTCGTCGCGATCTACGCGACGTTCCTGAACCGCGCCTTCGACCAGGTGCTGATGGACGTCGCGCTGCACCGGCAGCCGGTCACGTTCGTGCTGGACCGGGCCGGTGTGACCGGGCCCGACGGGCCGAGCCACCACGGCATGTGGGACATGGCCGCGCTCGGTGTGGTGCCGGGGCTGCGGCTGGCCGCCCCGCGCGATGCCGGCACCCTGCGCGAGGAGCTGCGCGAGGCGGTCGACGTCACCGACGGGCCGACCGTCCTGCGGTTCCCGAAGGCGTCGCTGTCCGACGACATCCCGGCGCTGCACCGGGTCGGCGGGGTCGACCTGCTGCGCCGGCCGGAGCGGCCGGACATCCTGCTGGTGTCGGTCGGCGTGCTGGCCGGTGCGGCGCTCGCCGCCGCCGACGAGCTGGCCGCGCTCGGCCACCGGGTCACCGTGGTCGATCCGCGCTGGGTCCGGCCGACCCCTCCGGTACTGGCCGATCTCGCCGCCGAACACCGCCTGGTCGTCACCGTCGAGGACGGGGTACGCGACGGCGGCGTCGGCGCGGCGATCGCGACGCTGCTGGCCGACACCGGAGTCGAGGTACCGGTCACCGTCCTCGGCCTGCCGCGCGAGTTCCTGCCGCACGCCGGTCGCGGCGACCTGCTCGGCCGGTGCGGGTTGGATGCGGCCGGCATCGCCGCCGCGACGCTCGACTCGCTCGGCCGCATTCCCACCGCAACGACGGCCTGA
- a CDS encoding Mov34/MPN/PAD-1 family protein, which translates to MLRLGRSVRDAIVEHARRDHPDEACGIVAGPAGSDSAVRFIAMLNAERSMTGYRFEGDEWRRVYLELDDRDEEPVVIYHSHTATEAFPSRTDVNRAAEYATMLPDPHYVLVSTRDAETVEFRSFRIVDGVVTEEPVEIVDDDADPVQSYKFGHTPTSVVYDCSTGAADA; encoded by the coding sequence GTGCTGAGGCTGGGCCGCTCCGTTCGGGACGCGATCGTCGAGCACGCCCGCCGGGACCACCCGGACGAGGCGTGCGGCATCGTGGCCGGTCCGGCCGGTTCGGACAGCGCCGTCCGCTTCATCGCGATGCTCAACGCCGAGCGGTCCATGACCGGCTACCGGTTCGAGGGCGACGAGTGGCGGCGCGTCTATCTGGAGCTGGACGACCGGGACGAGGAACCCGTCGTCATCTACCACTCGCACACGGCCACCGAGGCGTTCCCGTCTCGGACCGACGTCAACCGCGCCGCGGAGTACGCGACGATGCTGCCCGACCCGCACTACGTGCTGGTCAGCACCCGGGACGCGGAGACCGTCGAGTTCCGCTCGTTCCGCATCGTGGACGGCGTGGTCACCGAGGAGCCGGTCGAGATCGTCGACGACGACGCCGACCCGGTCCAGTCGTACAAGTTCGGGCACACCCCGACGTCGGTCGTCTACGACTGTTCGACCGGCGCTGCCGACGCCTGA
- a CDS encoding polyprenyl synthetase family protein encodes MTATIPETLGTLRALVEPSIRGAIDRLDPHCRLVSGYHLGFWEVDGTPTDGGGKGMRAAFTLLGARAAGARPDRAVPAAAAVELVHNYSLLHDDVMDRDVERRHRPSAWAAYGEADAILAGDALLGLAFELLAEAAEPTATWALRTLSVTVRRLVAGQTADLGFEGRDDVTLDECLEMVRGKTAALFACSCSIGAMLCDAPAETTLRLARYGEHLGVAFQLVDDLLGIWGTPAVTGKPVLHDLQSRKKSIPVVYALGSGVAAADRLRELYLAPGELTGDQLAEAATLVERAGGRAWTEHEAGRQLDLALAQLDEIDQLAGTAEAAAAPLPADVRAELIDLAHFVTGRDR; translated from the coding sequence ATGACGGCGACCATACCCGAGACACTCGGTACCCTGCGGGCGCTGGTCGAGCCGTCGATCCGGGGCGCGATCGACCGGCTGGATCCGCACTGCCGCCTGGTGTCCGGCTACCACCTGGGCTTCTGGGAGGTCGACGGGACGCCCACCGACGGCGGCGGCAAGGGGATGCGCGCGGCGTTCACGCTGCTCGGCGCGCGGGCGGCCGGCGCCCGACCGGACCGCGCGGTGCCCGCCGCCGCGGCCGTCGAGCTGGTGCACAACTACTCGCTGCTGCACGACGACGTGATGGACCGGGACGTCGAGCGGCGGCACCGGCCGTCGGCCTGGGCGGCGTACGGCGAGGCGGACGCGATCCTCGCCGGGGACGCGCTGCTGGGCCTGGCGTTCGAGCTGCTCGCCGAGGCGGCCGAGCCGACCGCGACCTGGGCGCTGCGTACCCTGTCGGTGACGGTCCGGCGGCTGGTCGCCGGGCAGACCGCCGACCTGGGCTTCGAGGGCCGCGACGACGTCACGCTCGACGAGTGCCTGGAGATGGTGCGCGGCAAGACCGCGGCGCTGTTCGCCTGTTCCTGCTCGATCGGCGCGATGCTCTGTGACGCACCGGCCGAGACCACCCTGCGGCTCGCCCGGTACGGCGAGCACCTCGGCGTCGCGTTCCAGCTGGTCGACGACCTGCTCGGGATCTGGGGCACGCCGGCGGTGACCGGCAAGCCGGTGCTGCACGACCTGCAGTCGCGCAAGAAGTCGATCCCGGTGGTGTACGCGCTGGGGTCCGGGGTGGCCGCGGCCGACCGGCTGCGCGAGCTGTACCTCGCGCCCGGCGAGCTGACCGGCGACCAGCTCGCCGAGGCCGCGACGCTGGTGGAGCGGGCCGGCGGCCGGGCGTGGACCGAACACGAGGCAGGCCGCCAGCTCGACCTCGCGCTGGCCCAACTCGACGAGATCGACCAGCTCGCCGGCACCGCCGAGGCGGCAGCCGCACCGCTGCCGGCCGACGTGCGGGCCGAGCTGATCGACCTCGCGCACTTCGTCACGGGACGGGATCGATGA
- a CDS encoding MBL fold metallo-hydrolase, with protein sequence MKLTIVGCAGSFPGPEAPCSAYLVEAEGFRLLVDFGTGSLGTLQRYVDPHSIDAIFLSHLHGDHMFDASSYVVARRYGPNGPYPQLPVYGPAGTEQRLSAVYDGGEEPLGDVYRFVTLTPGTGTIGPFELTVDRMNHPVETFGARIEHGGRTLAYSADTASCDQLTKLADGADLFLSEASYVETRQNPPDLHLTGREAGGYASRAAVGRLLLTHLVPAWHSEAQTLDEVAGEYDGPTEVVRPGASYQI encoded by the coding sequence GTGAAACTGACCATCGTCGGCTGTGCCGGCAGCTTTCCGGGTCCGGAGGCGCCGTGTTCGGCCTACCTGGTCGAGGCCGAGGGGTTCCGGCTGCTGGTCGATTTCGGCACCGGATCGCTGGGCACGCTGCAGCGCTACGTCGACCCGCACTCGATCGACGCGATATTCCTCAGCCACCTGCACGGCGACCACATGTTCGACGCGTCGTCCTACGTGGTGGCCCGGCGGTACGGGCCGAACGGGCCCTACCCGCAACTGCCGGTGTACGGCCCGGCCGGTACCGAGCAGCGGCTGTCCGCGGTGTACGACGGCGGCGAGGAGCCGCTGGGTGACGTGTACCGGTTCGTCACGTTGACCCCGGGCACCGGCACGATCGGCCCGTTCGAACTCACCGTGGACCGGATGAACCACCCGGTCGAGACGTTCGGCGCGCGCATCGAACACGGTGGCCGCACCCTCGCGTACTCGGCCGACACCGCGTCGTGCGACCAGCTCACCAAGCTCGCCGACGGCGCCGATCTGTTCCTGTCCGAGGCGAGCTACGTGGAGACCCGGCAGAACCCGCCGGACCTGCACCTGACCGGCCGGGAGGCCGGCGGGTACGCCAGCCGCGCCGCCGTCGGCCGGCTGCTGCTGACCCACCTGGTACCGGCGTGGCACTCCGAGGCGCAGACCCTCGACGAGGTGGCCGGGGAGTACGACGGGCCGACCGAGGTGGTCCGGCCGGGTGCCTCGTACCAGATCTGA
- the hpnC gene encoding squalene synthase HpnC: MSTAHPDDISDDTGSGPERLAVTADPTEQAGAENFPVALKVLPAAPRRHLMAIYGYARMVDDIGDEYTGDRIARLDAVEQELRGLYAGRPAKEQVLRELAPTIEACGIPAEVLVRLIEANRVDQVVARYATFDQLADYCTLSANPVGELVLYVFGRHTPTRVALSDRICTALQIIEHLQDVAEDHRAGRVYLPQEDLDRFGVTEADLAAPRANAALRDLVAYQAERAAAWLSAGEPLLYSLHGFARLAVTGYAAGGRAALAALARSGYDPLPGPPKASKAMVVGALLRTTFGRRA; encoded by the coding sequence ATGAGCACTGCGCACCCCGACGACATCTCGGACGACACCGGATCCGGGCCGGAACGGCTCGCCGTCACGGCCGATCCGACCGAGCAGGCCGGCGCGGAGAACTTCCCGGTCGCGTTGAAGGTGCTGCCCGCCGCGCCGCGCCGGCACCTGATGGCCATCTACGGGTACGCCCGGATGGTCGACGACATCGGCGACGAGTACACCGGTGACCGGATCGCCCGGCTGGACGCGGTGGAACAGGAGCTGCGCGGGCTGTACGCCGGGCGGCCGGCGAAGGAGCAGGTGCTGCGCGAGCTGGCACCGACGATCGAGGCGTGCGGGATTCCGGCCGAGGTGCTGGTCCGGCTGATCGAGGCGAACCGGGTCGATCAGGTCGTGGCGCGGTACGCGACGTTCGACCAGCTGGCCGACTACTGCACGCTGTCCGCGAACCCGGTCGGCGAGCTGGTGCTGTACGTGTTCGGCCGGCACACCCCGACCCGGGTCGCGCTGTCCGACCGGATCTGCACCGCGCTGCAGATCATCGAGCACCTGCAGGACGTCGCGGAGGACCACCGCGCCGGCCGGGTGTACCTGCCGCAGGAGGACCTGGACCGGTTCGGCGTCACCGAGGCCGACCTGGCCGCGCCGCGCGCCAACGCCGCGCTGCGTGACCTGGTGGCGTACCAGGCGGAGCGGGCCGCGGCCTGGCTGTCGGCGGGCGAGCCGCTGCTGTACTCGCTGCACGGGTTCGCGCGCCTCGCGGTCACCGGCTACGCGGCGGGCGGCCGGGCCGCGCTCGCCGCCCTGGCCCGCAGCGGGTACGACCCGCTGCCCGGTCCGCCGAAGGCGAGCAAGGCGATGGTGGTGGGTGCGCTGCTGCGCACCACGTTCGGGAGGCGCGCATGA
- a CDS encoding PLP-dependent cysteine synthase family protein → MSRYESLLDACGDTPLVGLPRLSPAPNVRLWAKLEDRNPTGSVKDRAALYMVQAAERAGTLRPGDTILEPTSGNTGIALAMVAKLRGYRLVCVMPENTSAERRQILTMYGAEIISSPAAGGSNQAVAMAKELAAEHPDWVMLFQYGNEANARAHFETTGPELLRDLPTITHFVAGLGTTGTLMGTGRYLREKQPDIQVIAAEPRYGELVYGLRNIDEGYVPELYDATVLTRRFSVGTRDALLRTRQLMEVEGIFAGPSTGAVLHAALAVAHQAHRVGEDADVAFVVADGGWKYLSTGAYSGTLAEAETALEGQLWA, encoded by the coding sequence ATGTCCCGGTACGAGTCGCTGCTCGACGCCTGTGGTGACACGCCGCTCGTCGGCCTGCCCCGGCTGTCCCCGGCGCCGAACGTCCGGCTGTGGGCGAAGCTGGAGGACCGCAACCCGACCGGCAGCGTGAAGGACCGGGCCGCGCTGTACATGGTGCAGGCGGCGGAGCGGGCCGGCACGCTCCGCCCCGGCGACACGATCCTGGAGCCGACCAGCGGAAACACCGGTATCGCGCTGGCCATGGTGGCGAAGCTGCGGGGCTACCGGCTGGTTTGCGTGATGCCGGAGAACACGTCGGCCGAACGCCGCCAGATCCTCACCATGTACGGCGCGGAGATCATCTCCTCGCCGGCCGCCGGCGGCTCCAACCAGGCGGTCGCGATGGCCAAGGAGCTCGCCGCCGAGCACCCCGACTGGGTGATGCTCTTCCAGTACGGCAACGAGGCGAACGCGCGGGCGCACTTCGAGACGACCGGACCGGAGCTGCTTCGCGACCTGCCGACGATCACGCACTTCGTCGCCGGCCTCGGCACCACCGGCACCCTGATGGGCACCGGCCGGTACCTGCGGGAGAAGCAGCCGGACATCCAGGTCATCGCGGCCGAGCCGCGCTACGGCGAGCTGGTGTACGGGCTGCGCAACATCGACGAGGGCTACGTCCCCGAGCTGTACGACGCGACCGTGCTCACCCGCCGATTCTCCGTCGGTACCCGGGACGCGCTGCTGCGCACCCGGCAGCTGATGGAGGTGGAGGGGATCTTCGCCGGCCCGTCCACCGGCGCGGTGCTGCACGCCGCGCTGGCGGTGGCGCACCAGGCGCACCGGGTCGGGGAGGACGCCGACGTGGCGTTCGTGGTCGCCGACGGCGGCTGGAAGTACCTGTCGACCGGTGCCTATTCGGGCACCCTCGCCGAGGCGGAGACGGCCCTCGAAGGGCAGCTCTGGGCCTGA
- the murI gene encoding glutamate racemase — MTDAPIGIFDSGVGGLTVARAILDQLPSEQLLYVGDTAHAPYGPRPIAEVRRYALDVLDHLVEQGVKMLVIACNAASSACLHDARERYRVPVVEVIRPAVRRAVAATRNGRVGVIATRMTVTSGSYEDAFSAAPGVSVRSVACPQFVPFVERGITTGRQLLGLAQSYLEPLQRDDVDTLVLGCTHYPLLAGLLGLVMGDGVTLVSSADETAKDVYRVLTEGDLLRAEGADAPRHRFLSTGDPARFEALARRFLGLSAATAESVHGTAFGGVSLAS; from the coding sequence GTGACCGACGCGCCCATCGGCATCTTCGACTCCGGCGTCGGCGGCCTCACGGTGGCCCGCGCGATCCTCGACCAGCTGCCCAGCGAGCAGCTGCTCTACGTCGGGGACACCGCGCACGCGCCGTACGGGCCGCGCCCGATCGCCGAGGTCCGGCGCTATGCCCTCGACGTGCTCGACCACCTGGTCGAGCAGGGGGTCAAGATGCTCGTCATCGCCTGCAACGCGGCATCCTCGGCGTGCCTGCACGACGCGCGGGAGCGCTACCGGGTGCCCGTGGTGGAGGTGATCCGGCCGGCGGTGCGCCGTGCGGTGGCCGCCACCCGCAACGGTCGGGTCGGCGTGATCGCGACCCGGATGACCGTGACCAGCGGCTCGTACGAGGACGCGTTCTCGGCCGCGCCGGGGGTTTCGGTGCGCAGCGTCGCCTGCCCGCAGTTCGTCCCGTTCGTGGAGCGCGGGATCACCACCGGCCGGCAACTGCTCGGCCTGGCCCAGTCGTACCTGGAACCGCTGCAGCGCGACGATGTCGACACCCTCGTCCTCGGTTGTACCCACTACCCGCTGCTCGCCGGCCTGCTCGGGCTGGTGATGGGCGACGGCGTGACACTCGTCTCCAGCGCCGATGAGACGGCCAAGGACGTGTACCGCGTTCTTACCGAGGGAGACCTGCTGCGTGCCGAGGGTGCGGACGCGCCGCGGCACCGGTTCCTCTCCACCGGCGACCCGGCCCGGTTCGAGGCGCTGGCCCGACGGTTCCTCGGGCTCTCCGCGGCGACCGCGGAGTCGGTGCACGGGACGGCGTTCGGTGGGGTCTCGCTGGCGTCCTGA
- a CDS encoding squalene/phytoene synthase family protein, translating to MTVIEAAYEHCEQVTRAEARNFSYGIRLLPPDQRRALSAVYALARRIDDIGDGAGSVDERLAGLAAVRADLKVLADPDAEPNDPVLYAMTDAARRFPIPLSCFDELVDGCEADVRGTSYRTLAELVGYCRQVAGSVGRLSLGVFLGEGGTGTPAATGGSYRATVGPPLPIERMLDLAPEPASADTLTDAELADVLGVALQLTNILRDVLEDRRNDRIYLPKQDLQRFGVRLRLADSERDGVGFDDERAALAGLIRFEAARAGRWYTVGLQLLPRLDHRSAACTGAMAGIYHALLRRIWRDPLAVTRGRMSLPARQKALVAGRALVPRRRRGTAGVS from the coding sequence ATGACAGTCATCGAGGCCGCGTACGAACACTGCGAGCAGGTCACCCGCGCCGAGGCGCGGAACTTCTCGTACGGGATCCGGCTGCTGCCGCCCGACCAGCGGCGCGCGCTGTCCGCCGTGTACGCGCTGGCCCGCCGGATCGACGACATCGGCGACGGTGCGGGCAGCGTGGACGAGCGGCTCGCCGGCCTCGCCGCGGTCCGCGCCGACCTGAAGGTGCTGGCCGACCCGGACGCCGAACCGAACGACCCGGTGCTGTACGCGATGACCGACGCTGCCCGCCGGTTCCCGATCCCGCTGTCCTGCTTCGACGAGCTGGTCGACGGCTGCGAGGCGGACGTGCGGGGCACCAGCTACCGCACGCTGGCCGAGCTGGTCGGCTACTGCCGCCAGGTGGCCGGGTCGGTGGGCCGGCTGTCGCTCGGTGTCTTCCTCGGAGAGGGTGGCACCGGAACGCCGGCCGCGACCGGCGGTTCGTACCGGGCCACGGTCGGACCGCCGCTGCCGATCGAGCGGATGCTCGACCTGGCGCCGGAGCCGGCCAGCGCGGACACGCTCACCGATGCCGAACTGGCCGACGTGCTCGGCGTCGCGCTGCAGCTCACCAACATCCTGCGCGACGTGCTGGAGGACCGCCGCAACGACCGGATCTACCTGCCCAAGCAGGATCTGCAACGGTTCGGGGTCCGGCTCCGGCTCGCCGACTCCGAGCGCGACGGCGTCGGCTTCGACGACGAGCGGGCCGCGCTGGCCGGGCTGATCCGGTTCGAGGCGGCGCGCGCCGGCCGCTGGTACACCGTCGGGCTGCAACTGCTCCCCCGGCTGGATCACCGCTCGGCGGCCTGCACCGGCGCCATGGCCGGGATCTACCACGCGCTGCTGCGCCGGATCTGGCGCGACCCGCTCGCCGTCACCCGCGGCCGGATGTCGCTGCCGGCCCGGCAGAAGGCGCTCGTCGCGGGCCGCGCACTGGTGCCGCGCCGGCGGCGCGGTACCGCGGGGGTGTCGTGA
- the clpS gene encoding ATP-dependent Clp protease adapter ClpS yields the protein MSSDSQTAVRPVEETEVAERPDVDRPWVTVVWDDPVNMMTYVTWVFVKLFGYPKPTAEKLMLDVHTKGRATVSTGARERMEFDASRLHSYGLWATVEQQ from the coding sequence ATGAGCAGCGACAGCCAGACCGCGGTCCGTCCGGTCGAGGAGACCGAGGTGGCCGAGCGGCCGGACGTCGACCGGCCGTGGGTCACCGTCGTCTGGGACGACCCGGTCAACATGATGACGTACGTGACCTGGGTGTTCGTCAAGCTTTTCGGTTATCCGAAGCCGACGGCGGAGAAGTTGATGCTGGACGTGCACACCAAGGGGCGCGCCACGGTGTCCACCGGCGCCCGGGAGCGGATGGAGTTCGACGCGAGCCGGCTCCACTCGTACGGGCTGTGGGCCACCGTCGAGCAGCAGTGA
- a CDS encoding DUF2017 family protein, translated as MTEPSGEFTLFVRDGDELVGSFAPEYASVLRELVRQSSEVLDQPVDRTDPGLARLFPDVYPDSLADSAELRRLTESELRGDKLAAAQLILDTLPADGGEVRLSDDSAGVWLRGLNDIRLLLGSRLEVDADTDLAEELDAEITRDPSSPRAAQLLAYVVAGEVQDALLTALTGWRY; from the coding sequence GTGACCGAGCCCAGCGGGGAGTTCACCCTGTTTGTCCGTGATGGCGACGAGCTGGTCGGTTCGTTCGCACCGGAGTACGCGAGCGTGCTGCGCGAGCTGGTCCGGCAGAGCAGTGAGGTGCTCGACCAGCCGGTCGACCGCACCGACCCGGGACTGGCCCGGCTGTTCCCCGACGTGTACCCCGACTCGCTGGCCGACTCCGCCGAGCTGCGCCGGCTCACCGAGAGCGAGCTGCGCGGCGACAAGCTCGCCGCGGCGCAGCTGATCCTGGACACGCTGCCGGCCGACGGTGGCGAGGTCAGGCTGTCCGACGATTCGGCGGGCGTCTGGCTGCGCGGCCTGAACGACATCCGGCTGCTGCTCGGCAGCCGGCTGGAGGTCGACGCCGACACCGATCTCGCCGAGGAGCTCGACGCCGAGATCACCCGCGATCCGTCCTCGCCGCGCGCCGCCCAACTGCTCGCCTACGTGGTCGCCGGCGAGGTGCAGGACGCCCTGCTCACCGCGCTCACCGGCTGGCGGTACTGA
- the hpnE gene encoding hydroxysqualene dehydroxylase HpnE: MTANRYDVAVVGGGLAGIAAAVRLADAGAAVTLLEGRPRLGGATYSFHRGELTVDTGQHVFLRCYTDYLALLRRLGSAGSVELQDRFDVPVLAPGRPVHRLRRTRGLPAPLHLLPALLGYAPLTVPERLGALHAAAALRFVDPDSPATDARSLGEFFAARHQSPDTVRRLWELVAVSALNVPPGEASLALAARVFRTGLLESARAGDIGRPRVGLSALHAEPAVRVLGERGASVRTRCKVSRITRSGAGFTLSTPDGEVAARTVVLAVPHPAAARLVPPGAVEAPERWAALSATAIVNVHLRYDRTVTEHGFAAAVDSPVQWFFDRTRESGLRSGQYLAVSLSAADALLGRPAAELIAEQRDALAALLPAARGAELTEAFVTREPRATFRQAPGTRALRPPTRTALPGLALAGAWVGTGWPDTMEGAVRSGNAAADAIAEHLGEAPESTVHRPGAAEPATAPSNLDPRLTSEAAS; encoded by the coding sequence GTGACCGCGAACCGGTACGACGTCGCGGTGGTCGGCGGTGGCCTCGCCGGCATCGCCGCCGCGGTCCGGCTCGCCGATGCCGGCGCCGCCGTCACGCTGCTGGAGGGACGGCCCCGGCTCGGTGGCGCCACCTACTCCTTCCACCGCGGTGAGCTGACCGTGGACACCGGGCAGCACGTGTTCCTGCGCTGCTACACCGACTACCTGGCGCTGCTGCGGCGGCTGGGCAGCGCCGGCTCGGTCGAGCTGCAGGACCGGTTCGACGTGCCGGTCCTCGCGCCGGGCCGGCCGGTGCACCGGCTGCGCCGTACCCGCGGGCTGCCGGCGCCGCTGCACCTGCTGCCGGCGCTGCTCGGGTACGCGCCGCTGACGGTGCCCGAGCGGCTCGGCGCGCTGCACGCCGCCGCGGCGCTGCGGTTCGTGGACCCGGACTCGCCGGCCACCGACGCGCGCAGCCTCGGCGAGTTCTTCGCCGCCCGGCACCAGTCGCCGGACACGGTGCGGCGGCTGTGGGAGCTCGTCGCGGTGTCCGCGCTGAACGTGCCGCCGGGCGAGGCGTCGCTGGCGCTCGCCGCCCGGGTGTTCCGCACCGGGCTGCTGGAGTCGGCGCGGGCCGGCGACATCGGCCGCCCGCGGGTCGGGCTGTCCGCGCTGCACGCCGAGCCGGCGGTTCGGGTGCTCGGGGAGCGGGGCGCGAGCGTCCGGACCCGCTGCAAGGTCTCCCGGATCACCCGGTCCGGCGCCGGGTTCACGCTGTCCACCCCGGACGGCGAGGTGGCCGCCCGGACGGTGGTACTGGCGGTGCCGCACCCGGCCGCCGCCCGGCTGGTGCCGCCGGGCGCGGTCGAGGCACCGGAGCGTTGGGCGGCGCTGTCGGCCACCGCGATCGTCAACGTGCACCTGCGCTACGACCGGACCGTCACCGAGCACGGCTTCGCCGCCGCGGTCGACTCGCCGGTGCAGTGGTTCTTCGACCGGACCCGGGAGTCCGGCCTGCGTTCCGGGCAGTACCTGGCGGTGTCGCTGTCCGCCGCCGACGCGCTGCTCGGCCGGCCGGCGGCCGAGCTGATCGCCGAGCAGCGCGACGCGCTCGCGGCGCTGCTGCCGGCCGCCCGCGGCGCGGAGCTGACCGAGGCGTTCGTGACCCGCGAGCCGCGCGCGACGTTTCGCCAGGCGCCGGGAACGCGCGCGCTGCGGCCACCGACCCGTACCGCCCTGCCGGGCCTGGCGCTGGCCGGCGCCTGGGTGGGTACCGGCTGGCCGGACACGATGGAGGGCGCGGTCCGCAGCGGCAACGCCGCGGCGGACGCGATCGCGGAACATCTCGGCGAGGCACCCGAATCCACAGTGCACAGACCCGGCGCCGCGGAGCCGGCCACCGCACCGTCGAACCTGGATCCCCGTCTCACCTCGGAGGCAGCATCATGA